A genomic region of Neisseria cinerea contains the following coding sequences:
- the ispE gene encoding 4-(cytidine 5'-diphospho)-2-C-methyl-D-erythritol kinase, with the protein MSVTDGRQAFPAPAKLNLDLRITGRREDGYHNIESIFCLIDLQDTVYLKPRDDGKIILHNPVDGMPQEADLSYRAASLLQKYARIPAGVEIWLDKKIPTGAGLGGGSSDAATVLLVLNRWWQCSRTAQQLIDLGAALGADVPFFIFGKNAFASGIGEKLIGMDIPKQWYVIVKPPVHVSTAKIFTHECLTRDSASSIMPTFQNLQPFRNDMQAVVFKEYPEVWKAYSELSRYGTALMTGSGACIFTACQDRNSAHNIYRQVSCLYEAYLAEGLAIHPLLPG; encoded by the coding sequence ATGAGTGTTACGGACGGACGGCAAGCCTTTCCTGCGCCTGCAAAACTGAATCTCGATTTGAGGATTACAGGCAGGCGTGAGGACGGTTATCACAATATTGAAAGTATATTCTGCCTGATAGATTTGCAGGATACCGTATATTTGAAACCGAGGGACGACGGAAAAATCATTCTGCACAATCCGGTTGATGGAATGCCGCAGGAAGCGGATTTAAGCTACCGTGCCGCATCATTACTGCAAAAATATGCACGCATCCCTGCCGGCGTGGAGATATGGCTGGACAAAAAAATTCCGACCGGGGCCGGTTTGGGTGGTGGGAGTTCTGATGCTGCAACGGTTTTGCTGGTATTGAACCGTTGGTGGCAGTGTTCCCGAACGGCGCAGCAGCTGATTGACTTAGGCGCGGCTTTGGGTGCAGACGTACCATTTTTTATTTTCGGAAAAAATGCTTTTGCAAGTGGGATAGGTGAAAAACTGATAGGAATGGATATTCCGAAACAGTGGTATGTCATTGTCAAACCGCCTGTTCACGTTTCCACTGCAAAAATTTTCACGCACGAATGCTTGACACGGGATTCTGCCTCAAGCATAATGCCGACTTTCCAAAACCTGCAACCGTTTAGAAATGACATGCAGGCAGTTGTATTTAAAGAATACCCTGAAGTTTGGAAAGCCTATTCCGAATTGTCCCGATATGGGACTGCTTTAATGACAGGTTCCGGTGCATGTATATTCACAGCATGTCAAGATAGGAATAGCGCACACAATATATACCGACAAGTTTCATGTTTATATGAGGCGTATTTGGCAGAGGGTCTCGCAATACACCCACTGTTGCCTGGTTAA
- a CDS encoding ribose-phosphate pyrophosphokinase: protein MAAYDSLMVFTGNANPELAQRVVKHLDISLGDASVSKFSDGEVAVELLENVRGRDVFILQPTCAPTNDNLMEILTMADALKRASAGRITAAIPYFGYARQDRRPRSVRVPISAKLVANMLYSAGIDRVLTVDLHADQIQGFFDIPVDNIYATPILLNDIKQQRIENLTVVSPDIGGVVRARAVAKSLNADLAIIDKRRPKANVAEVMNIIGDIQGRTCLIVDDMIDTANTLCKAAVALKERGAERVLAYASHAVFSGEAVSRIASSEIDQVVITDTIPLSEAAQKCDRIRQVTIAGLLAETVRRISNEESVSYLFNEEVMTGSMLLP, encoded by the coding sequence ATGGCTGCTTATGACAGTTTGATGGTATTTACAGGTAATGCCAATCCAGAGTTGGCACAACGCGTTGTCAAACATTTGGATATTTCCTTGGGAGATGCTTCGGTTTCCAAATTCTCAGACGGCGAAGTTGCCGTCGAGTTGTTGGAAAATGTACGCGGTCGCGATGTCTTTATCCTTCAGCCTACTTGCGCACCGACCAATGATAATCTGATGGAAATCCTGACAATGGCGGATGCGCTCAAACGTGCCTCGGCAGGCCGCATCACGGCAGCTATTCCGTATTTTGGATATGCGCGTCAAGATAGACGGCCGCGTTCCGTCCGTGTTCCCATCTCTGCCAAATTAGTGGCAAATATGCTCTATTCGGCGGGCATTGACCGTGTTTTGACCGTTGATTTGCACGCAGACCAGATTCAGGGTTTTTTTGATATTCCTGTGGATAATATTTATGCTACCCCGATTCTGTTGAACGATATCAAGCAGCAGCGGATTGAAAACCTGACTGTTGTCAGCCCTGATATCGGCGGTGTAGTCCGCGCCCGTGCCGTTGCCAAATCCCTGAATGCTGATTTGGCGATTATCGATAAACGCCGCCCGAAAGCTAATGTGGCGGAAGTCATGAACATTATCGGCGACATTCAAGGTCGTACTTGCTTGATTGTGGATGATATGATTGACACCGCGAATACCTTGTGTAAAGCTGCCGTCGCTCTGAAAGAGCGGGGGGCGGAACGTGTTCTGGCTTATGCCAGCCACGCCGTATTCTCAGGAGAGGCAGTCAGCCGTATTGCCTCGTCCGAAATCGACCAAGTTGTTATAACAGACACCATTCCTTTGTCTGAAGCAGCACAAAAATGCGATCGTATCCGTCAGGTAACGATTGCAGGTTTGTTGGCTGAAACGGTTCGCCGTATTAGCAACGAAGAATCCGTCTCATATCTTTTTAATGAAGAAGTGATGACAGGCAGCATGTTGCTGCCATAA
- a CDS encoding 50S ribosomal protein L25/general stress protein Ctc, whose protein sequence is MTYEIQASVREAQGTGASRRLRREGQIPGILYGEGQEPVAIAVDHKTVFYALEKESFHTALIKLSLNGETKDVIVRDFQMHPFRREVQHIDFQAVKADQLVRIRVPLHIVNAENSQAVKLQGGRVSLLNTTVEVLALPANIPVFLDLDCAEVVAGDILHLSDIKLPEGVESVSLKRNENLAVVTVTGKKR, encoded by the coding sequence ATGACTTATGAAATTCAAGCCTCTGTTCGTGAAGCACAAGGCACTGGTGCGAGCCGCCGCCTGCGTCGCGAAGGTCAAATCCCCGGTATTTTGTACGGTGAAGGTCAAGAGCCCGTTGCAATTGCTGTGGATCACAAAACTGTATTCTACGCATTGGAAAAAGAATCTTTCCATACTGCGTTGATTAAATTGTCTCTGAACGGCGAAACTAAAGACGTTATCGTCCGCGATTTCCAAATGCACCCGTTCCGCCGCGAAGTTCAACACATCGACTTCCAAGCTGTGAAAGCCGATCAACTTGTACGTATCCGTGTTCCCCTGCACATTGTTAACGCTGAAAATTCTCAAGCCGTTAAATTGCAAGGCGGTCGCGTATCTTTGCTGAACACGACTGTTGAAGTGCTTGCGTTGCCTGCCAATATCCCTGTTTTCTTGGATTTGGATTGTGCCGAAGTGGTTGCCGGCGACATTTTGCATTTGTCAGACATCAAATTGCCTGAAGGTGTAGAAAGCGTTTCCTTGAAACGTAATGAAAATCTGGCCGTTGTTACTGTTACCGGTAAGAAACGCTAA
- a CDS encoding tetratricopeptide repeat protein produces the protein MLPNRFKMLTVLTAALIAGQVSAAGGGAGDMKQPKEVGKVLRKHQRYSEEEIKNKRLRLAAVGDRVSQIFTLLGGETALQKGQAGTALAAYMLMLERTKSPEVAERALEMAVSLNAFEQAEMIYQKWRQIEPIPGEAQKRMAWLRSVLKGEENQRLDGLEEVLAQADDGQNRRVFLLLAQAAVQQDGLAKKASEAVHRAAMKYGHMSEAAIADVVFNVQVREKDKAITALQRLAKLDTEILPPTLVTLRLVARRYPEILSGFFEQTDTKNLSTVWQEMEIMNLVSLRRPDDAYERLKVLMDANPNADLYIQAAILAANRKEDISVIDGYVEKAYGRGTEEQRSRAALTAAMMYADRRDYAKVRQWLKKVSAPEYLFDKGVSAVAATLELDGAKAALRQIREVRKLPEQQGRYFMADNLSKVQLFALSKLPDAREALRGLDKIIEKPPAGSNTELQTEALVQRSVVYERLGKRKKMISDLERAFRLAPDNAQIMNNLGYSLLSDSQRLDEGFVLLQKAYQINPDDIAVNDSIGWAYYLKGDAESALPYLRYSFESQPEPEVAAHLGEVLWALGERDQAVDVWTQAAHLTGDKKIWRETLKRHGITLPELSRKPLK, from the coding sequence ATGCTACCTAACCGTTTCAAAATGTTAACTGTGTTGACGGCAGCCTTGATTGCCGGACAGGTATCTGCCGCCGGAGGCGGTGCGGGGGATATGAAACAGCCGAAGGAAGTCGGAAAGGTTTTAAGGAAACATCAGCGTTACAGCGAGGAAGAAATCAAAAACAAGCGCTTACGGCTTGCTGCTGTGGGTGATCGGGTTAGTCAGATATTTACGTTGCTGGGAGGGGAAACCGCCTTGCAAAAGGGGCAGGCGGGAACGGCACTTGCCGCCTATATGCTGATGTTGGAGCGTACAAAATCCCCCGAAGTTGCCGAGCGTGCCTTGGAAATGGCCGTGTCGCTGAATGCGTTTGAACAGGCTGAGATGATTTATCAGAAATGGCGGCAGATTGAGCCTATACCGGGTGAGGCGCAGAAACGAATGGCATGGTTGCGGAGCGTGCTGAAAGGGGAAGAAAATCAACGTTTGGACGGGTTGGAAGAGGTCTTGGCACAGGCGGATGACGGGCAAAACCGCAGGGTATTTTTATTGTTGGCCCAAGCCGCCGTGCAGCAGGACGGATTGGCGAAAAAAGCATCCGAAGCCGTCCACCGTGCGGCAATGAAATACGGGCATATGTCGGAAGCGGCGATTGCCGATGTGGTTTTTAACGTGCAAGTGCGGGAAAAAGATAAAGCAATCACGGCATTGCAACGCTTGGCAAAACTTGATACAGAAATACTACCTCCGACCCTGGTAACCTTGCGTCTGGTTGCGCGCCGTTATCCCGAGATACTCAGTGGCTTTTTCGAGCAAACAGACACCAAAAACCTTTCAACCGTCTGGCAGGAAATGGAAATTATGAACCTTGTTTCCCTGCGTAGGCCCGATGATGCATATGAACGCTTGAAAGTGTTGATGGATGCCAATCCGAATGCGGATCTGTATATTCAGGCGGCAATATTGGCGGCAAACCGGAAAGAAGATATTTCCGTTATCGACGGCTATGTCGAAAAGGCATACGGCAGGGGGACGGAGGAACAGCGGAGCAGGGCGGCGTTAACGGCAGCGATGATGTATGCCGACCGCAGGGATTATGCCAAAGTCAGGCAGTGGCTGAAAAAAGTATCCGCGCCGGAATATTTGTTCGACAAAGGTGTGTCGGCAGTTGCTGCAACCCTCGAACTGGATGGTGCAAAGGCGGCTTTGCGGCAAATTAGGGAAGTACGGAAGCTTCCTGAGCAGCAGGGACGTTATTTTATGGCGGACAACTTGTCTAAAGTACAGTTGTTTGCCCTGTCAAAACTGCCGGATGCACGGGAGGCTTTGAGGGGGTTGGACAAGATTATCGAAAAACCGCCTGCCGGCAGTAATACAGAGTTACAGACAGAGGCATTGGTACAGCGGTCGGTTGTTTACGAGCGGCTTGGCAAGCGGAAAAAAATGATTTCAGATCTTGAAAGGGCGTTCAGGCTTGCACCCGATAACGCTCAGATTATGAATAATTTAGGTTATAGCCTGCTTTCCGATTCCCAGCGTTTGGACGAGGGTTTTGTATTGCTTCAGAAGGCATATCAAATTAACCCTGACGATATTGCCGTCAACGACAGCATAGGCTGGGCGTATTACCTGAAAGGCGATGCGGAAAGTGCGCTACCGTATCTCCGTTATTCGTTTGAGAGCCAGCCTGAGCCCGAAGTTGCCGCCCATCTGGGCGAGGTGTTGTGGGCATTGGGTGAACGCGATCAGGCGGTTGACGTGTGGACTCAGGCGGCACACCTTACGGGAGACAAGAAAATATGGCGCGAAACGCTCAAACGTCACGGAATCACATTGCCCGAACTTTCCCGAAAACCTCTAAAATAA
- the cysW gene encoding sulfate ABC transporter permease subunit CysW codes for MKTHSTNPNLTEPRWLRVLLTAVALGFLLLMLVVPLIAVFYEALKGGWDLYLQSITDPEAWTAIKLTLITAAVVVPINAVLGVAMAWLLTRFDFRGKQLLTTLLDLPFSVSPVVAGLMFVLLFGAHTVLGGWLEAQGIQIIFAIPGIILATLFVTFPFVAREIIPLMQAQGDSEEQAALILGASGWQMFWRVTLPNIKWALLYGIILTNARAMGEFGAVSVVSGHIRSETNTIPLLVEIFYNEYNFTGAFALSGVLALLALATLAVQNIITKLQDKKLAAAERNAA; via the coding sequence ATGAAAACGCATTCCACCAATCCGAACCTGACCGAACCGCGCTGGCTGCGCGTTTTGCTGACCGCAGTCGCGCTCGGGTTCCTGCTGCTGATGCTGGTCGTACCGCTTATCGCCGTATTTTATGAGGCGCTGAAAGGTGGTTGGGATTTATACCTGCAATCTATTACCGACCCCGAAGCGTGGACGGCGATCAAGCTCACCCTGATTACCGCCGCGGTGGTCGTTCCCATCAATGCCGTCTTGGGCGTGGCGATGGCGTGGCTGCTAACCCGTTTTGACTTCCGCGGCAAGCAGTTGCTGACCACCCTGCTCGATTTGCCGTTTTCCGTATCACCCGTGGTGGCCGGTTTGATGTTCGTCTTATTGTTTGGGGCGCACACAGTATTGGGCGGCTGGCTGGAAGCGCAAGGCATACAGATTATCTTCGCCATCCCCGGCATTATTCTGGCGACGCTGTTCGTTACCTTCCCCTTTGTCGCACGCGAAATCATCCCTCTGATGCAGGCGCAGGGCGACAGCGAAGAACAAGCCGCGCTGATACTCGGCGCAAGCGGCTGGCAGATGTTTTGGCGTGTTACCCTGCCCAACATCAAATGGGCGCTGCTCTACGGCATCATCCTTACCAACGCCCGCGCAATGGGCGAGTTCGGCGCGGTCAGCGTGGTATCGGGACACATACGCAGCGAAACCAATACCATCCCGCTTTTGGTCGAAATCTTCTACAACGAATACAACTTCACCGGCGCATTCGCCCTCTCCGGCGTATTGGCACTTTTAGCACTGGCGACGCTGGCGGTGCAGAACATCATCACAAAATTACAAGATAAAAAACTCGCCGCCGCCGAAAGGAACGCAGCATGA
- the lolB gene encoding lipoprotein insertase outer membrane protein LolB, with protein sequence MKHTVSISAILLLSACAQLPQEHSNLWQVSEYIDSFSAEGRLAVKAEGRGSYANFDWTYQPPVETININTPLGSTLGQMCQDKDGALAVDAKGNVYQAESAEELSRQLIGFNMPIQYLHIWADGKRVARAPYRILPDGMLEQYGWIISRTVNSEEKARILQLDNGKLNIRLVFSEIGMPSETETQEQCAARIQ encoded by the coding sequence ATGAAACATACCGTATCTATATCCGCCATCCTACTTTTATCGGCTTGCGCCCAATTGCCTCAGGAACATTCGAACCTGTGGCAGGTATCTGAATATATTGACAGCTTTTCTGCGGAAGGGCGGTTGGCAGTTAAGGCGGAGGGCAGGGGTTCTTATGCGAATTTCGACTGGACATACCAGCCTCCTGTAGAAACCATCAATATCAATACACCTTTAGGCAGTACGCTCGGACAAATGTGCCAAGACAAAGACGGTGCGTTGGCAGTGGATGCTAAAGGAAATGTTTATCAGGCGGAAAGTGCAGAAGAGTTGAGCCGGCAGCTTATTGGTTTCAACATGCCTATTCAATATCTGCATATCTGGGCAGACGGCAAACGGGTTGCACGCGCACCTTACCGCATCCTGCCGGACGGTATGCTGGAGCAATACGGTTGGATAATCAGCAGAACCGTCAACAGCGAAGAAAAAGCCCGCATCCTGCAATTGGATAACGGGAAATTGAACATCAGGCTGGTTTTCAGCGAAATCGGTATGCCGTCTGAAACTGAAACCCAAGAACAATGTGCGGCACGCATACAGTAA
- the cysT gene encoding sulfate ABC transporter permease subunit CysT, translating to MLLLKTPSVLPGFKISLGLTVLCLSLLVVLPFAMMTAKAAEIGWSGFWNTITEPNVLAAVWLSLRMSFYAMLTNVVFGTLVAWVLVRYEFPGKGLINALVDLPFALPTAVTGIALATLYAPNGWIGRFFEPLGIKIAFTPVGIWIALVVVSLPFIVRAVQPVLEELSGEYEEAAATLGASRWTTFRRVLLPEITPALLTGAGMMFARATGEYGSVIFIAGNIPMVSEILPLIITGKLEQFDVQGASAVALFMLLVSFVILLILNIMQWTLSHRAGAKV from the coding sequence GACTGTATTATGCCTGTCGCTTTTGGTGGTTTTGCCGTTTGCGATGATGACGGCGAAGGCGGCGGAAATCGGCTGGAGCGGATTTTGGAACACGATTACCGAACCCAATGTCTTGGCTGCGGTGTGGCTGAGTTTGCGGATGTCGTTTTATGCGATGCTGACCAATGTCGTGTTCGGCACGCTGGTGGCGTGGGTGTTGGTGCGCTATGAATTTCCGGGCAAAGGGTTGATAAACGCTTTGGTTGATTTGCCGTTTGCGCTGCCGACGGCGGTTACGGGCATCGCGTTGGCGACCCTGTATGCGCCGAACGGTTGGATAGGCCGTTTTTTCGAGCCTTTAGGCATAAAAATCGCGTTTACGCCCGTCGGCATTTGGATTGCGCTGGTTGTCGTCAGCCTGCCCTTTATCGTCCGCGCCGTGCAGCCGGTATTGGAGGAATTGTCGGGCGAATATGAGGAAGCGGCTGCGACCTTAGGCGCAAGCCGTTGGACTACGTTCCGCCGCGTTCTCTTGCCTGAAATCACGCCGGCGCTCTTAACCGGCGCAGGCATGATGTTCGCACGGGCAACGGGGGAATACGGCTCGGTAATTTTTATCGCGGGCAATATTCCGATGGTTTCCGAAATCCTGCCGCTGATTATTACGGGCAAGCTGGAACAGTTCGACGTACAGGGCGCGTCTGCGGTGGCGTTGTTTATGCTGCTGGTTTCGTTTGTGATTCTGCTGATTTTAAACATCATGCAATGGACTTTAAGCCACCGCGCCGGAGCGAAGGTTTAA
- the ilvA gene encoding threonine ammonia-lyase, biosynthetic, translating into MNTPLSYSDYLIRILTASVYDVAVETPLESARSLSARSGNNILLKREDLQPVFSFKIRGAYNKMSKLPKDALTCGVIAASAGNHAQGVALSAQRLGCRAVIVMPETTPKIKVDAVKSRGGEVVLRGVSYNDAYDYAMELAEKEGLTYIAPFDDPDVIAGQGTVGMEIVSQHPDDIHAVFVPIGGGGLAAGVAAFIKQVRPEIKVIGVQTHDSCCMKQSVEAGQIVHLKDVGLFSDGTAVKVVGDETFRLCKELLDEIITVDTDAVCGAVKDIFDDTRSITEPAGALALAGLKAYVARGGIKGQTLIAVTSGANMNFHRLRHVSERSELGEGNEGIFAVTIPEERGSFLKFINILGNRNITEFNYRYGDDEKAHIFVGLQAAGPQDLAVIGSRLDEAGLPNVDLTNNEIAKIHIRYMVGGRTDKVENERLVSFEFPERPGALARFLNHMQGGWNITLFHYRNHGADYGRILVGIDVPPHDAVAFDGFLESLGYSYHEETQNAAYKLFLA; encoded by the coding sequence ATGAACACGCCTCTTTCTTATTCTGATTACCTTATCCGTATCCTGACAGCATCTGTCTATGATGTGGCGGTTGAAACGCCTTTGGAATCAGCGCGCAGCCTTTCTGCACGTTCGGGAAACAATATTTTGCTGAAACGCGAAGATTTGCAACCTGTATTTTCTTTCAAAATACGCGGTGCTTATAACAAAATGTCCAAGTTGCCGAAAGATGCGCTTACTTGCGGCGTGATTGCGGCAAGTGCGGGCAACCATGCCCAAGGGGTGGCATTGTCCGCGCAGCGTTTGGGTTGCCGTGCCGTTATCGTCATGCCGGAGACTACGCCGAAAATTAAAGTAGATGCGGTTAAGAGCCGTGGCGGCGAGGTGGTTTTGCGTGGTGTTTCATACAACGATGCATACGATTATGCGATGGAGTTGGCGGAAAAAGAAGGGTTAACCTATATCGCACCGTTTGACGATCCTGATGTTATTGCAGGACAAGGGACGGTAGGCATGGAAATTGTCAGCCAACATCCAGATGATATTCACGCTGTATTCGTACCGATAGGGGGAGGCGGTTTGGCAGCGGGCGTGGCGGCATTTATCAAGCAGGTCCGTCCCGAAATCAAAGTTATCGGCGTTCAGACACATGATTCCTGTTGTATGAAGCAATCGGTCGAAGCGGGTCAAATCGTCCATTTGAAAGATGTCGGGCTGTTTTCAGATGGCACTGCGGTCAAAGTTGTCGGAGACGAAACCTTCCGCCTCTGCAAAGAACTTTTGGATGAAATCATTACAGTCGATACCGATGCGGTTTGCGGTGCGGTCAAGGATATTTTTGATGATACGCGCAGCATTACCGAGCCGGCGGGTGCATTGGCATTGGCAGGTTTGAAGGCTTATGTTGCACGCGGCGGTATCAAGGGGCAGACCTTGATTGCTGTCACAAGTGGTGCAAATATGAATTTTCACCGTTTGCGCCATGTGTCGGAACGTAGTGAATTGGGCGAGGGCAACGAAGGTATTTTTGCCGTTACCATTCCAGAGGAACGTGGAAGCTTTCTTAAGTTTATCAATATATTGGGAAATAGGAATATTACCGAGTTCAACTACCGCTACGGGGACGATGAAAAAGCGCATATCTTTGTCGGACTTCAAGCGGCAGGCCCGCAGGATTTGGCGGTTATCGGCAGCCGGTTGGATGAGGCGGGATTGCCCAATGTCGATTTGACCAACAATGAGATTGCCAAAATCCATATCCGCTATATGGTCGGAGGGCGGACGGACAAAGTAGAAAACGAACGTTTGGTCAGTTTTGAGTTTCCGGAGCGTCCGGGGGCGTTGGCGCGCTTTTTGAACCATATGCAGGGCGGTTGGAACATTACGCTCTTCCATTACCGCAATCACGGTGCGGATTACGGGCGGATTTTGGTCGGTATCGATGTGCCGCCTCACGATGCCGTCGCATTTGACGGTTTCTTGGAAAGTCTGGGATACAGCTATCATGAGGAAACGCAAAATGCCGCGTACAAGCTGTTTCTTGCTTAA
- a CDS encoding D-alanyl-D-alanine carboxypeptidase family protein — MTAHKILPVLLSIILGVSHAMAASPAPNRPMAHAAPTFQTPETLTAAHIVTDLQSKQTLSAKNINAPVEPAALTQLMTAYLVFKNLKSGNIRPEETLKIRESAWKSDGSRMFVRPGNLIRTDDLLKGMIALSANDAALTLADKLGNGSIENFVKQMNEEARRLGMKDTLFKNPTGLSQERQVSTARDLALLSEALILDFPEYYPLFSIKSFKFKNIEQNNRNILLYRDSGVNGLKAGHTESGGYNLAVSYTGNGRHILVITLGSESAEIRASDNSKLLNWALQSFDTPKIHSAGEIVTKIQVLGGSKKNVHAGFPKGVYITLPHTQAKTAEQILETIQPLRAPVRKGQVLGKIKIRQNGYTIAEKEIVALEDVEKKNWWKKLWARLTGQ, encoded by the coding sequence ATGACAGCACATAAAATCCTGCCCGTCCTGCTTTCCATTATCTTAGGCGTTTCTCACGCAATGGCTGCATCTCCCGCACCCAACAGACCGATGGCACACGCCGCCCCCACGTTCCAAACACCCGAAACCCTCACAGCGGCACACATCGTTACCGACCTTCAAAGCAAACAGACTTTATCCGCCAAAAACATCAATGCCCCCGTAGAACCAGCAGCACTGACACAATTAATGACCGCCTATCTGGTTTTCAAAAACTTGAAGTCGGGAAATATCCGCCCTGAAGAAACCTTAAAAATACGCGAATCAGCATGGAAATCGGACGGCAGCAGAATGTTTGTCCGACCGGGCAACCTCATCAGAACCGACGATCTCTTAAAAGGCATGATTGCCCTATCCGCAAATGATGCAGCCCTAACCCTTGCCGACAAGCTTGGTAACGGTTCGATAGAAAACTTTGTCAAACAAATGAATGAAGAAGCCCGACGCTTGGGCATGAAGGACACTTTATTCAAAAATCCAACAGGTCTGAGTCAAGAAAGACAAGTTTCCACTGCCCGTGACCTCGCCCTCCTTTCTGAAGCATTGATACTCGACTTTCCAGAATACTACCCGCTGTTTTCCATTAAATCGTTCAAATTTAAAAATATAGAACAAAACAACCGCAATATCCTTTTATACAGGGACTCCGGTGTAAACGGTCTGAAAGCCGGACATACGGAAAGCGGCGGCTACAACCTTGCCGTGTCATACACCGGAAACGGCAGGCATATCCTTGTCATCACACTAGGTTCAGAATCGGCGGAAATACGCGCATCAGACAACAGCAAGCTGCTGAACTGGGCATTACAATCCTTTGACACTCCGAAAATCCATTCGGCAGGCGAAATTGTTACCAAAATACAAGTCTTGGGCGGAAGCAAAAAAAACGTCCATGCGGGTTTTCCGAAAGGAGTCTATATCACCCTACCGCATACCCAAGCAAAAACGGCCGAACAAATTCTGGAAACCATACAGCCGCTCCGTGCACCGGTAAGAAAAGGGCAGGTCCTAGGAAAAATCAAAATCAGACAAAACGGATACACCATTGCCGAAAAAGAAATTGTCGCACTGGAGGACGTAGAAAAGAAAAACTGGTGGAAAAAACTCTGGGCACGCCTGACGGGACAGTAA
- a CDS encoding sulfate/molybdate ABC transporter ATP-binding protein produces the protein MSITIQNLNKHFGSFHALKNINLNVPTGKLVSLLGPSGCGKTTLLRIIAGLENADGGNILFDGQDVTAKHVRERKVGFVFQHYALFRHMNVFDNVAFGLTVLPKSERPSKEQIRTKVEGLLKLVQLSHLAKSYPHQLSGGQRQRIALARALAVEPKLLLLDEPFGALDAKVRKELRTWLRDIHHNLGVTSILVTHDQEEALEVSDEIVVMNHGKIEQTGSAEAIYRKPENAFVTEFLGETDAFEGRIEKGIWHYNGFAWKLDAHYKWQEQTATGYIRPHEWQLAAEHETPMIRAEIEKIHAVGALTHVLVKHGKQDVHITLAGSDAARYQIAEGKELNLIPKQVYVFSQNELIEYSI, from the coding sequence ATGAGCATCACCATCCAAAACTTAAACAAACACTTCGGCAGTTTCCACGCGCTGAAAAATATCAACCTCAACGTCCCCACCGGCAAACTCGTTTCCCTGCTCGGCCCCTCCGGCTGCGGCAAAACCACGCTCCTGCGCATCATCGCCGGACTGGAAAACGCCGACGGCGGCAATATCCTGTTTGACGGGCAAGACGTAACCGCCAAGCATGTGCGCGAGCGCAAAGTCGGTTTCGTGTTCCAACACTACGCCCTCTTCCGCCACATGAACGTGTTTGACAACGTCGCCTTCGGTTTGACCGTATTACCCAAGTCCGAACGCCCGTCCAAAGAACAAATCCGCACCAAAGTCGAAGGATTGCTCAAACTCGTGCAGCTCTCCCACCTTGCCAAATCCTATCCGCACCAGCTCTCCGGCGGCCAACGCCAGCGCATCGCCCTCGCCCGCGCCCTCGCCGTCGAACCCAAACTCCTGCTTTTAGATGAACCCTTCGGCGCGCTGGATGCCAAAGTACGCAAAGAATTGCGTACCTGGCTGCGCGACATCCATCACAACCTAGGCGTAACCAGCATCCTTGTTACCCACGACCAAGAAGAAGCCCTTGAAGTTTCCGACGAAATCGTCGTTATGAACCACGGTAAAATCGAACAAACCGGCAGCGCCGAAGCCATTTACCGCAAACCCGAAAACGCCTTCGTTACCGAATTTCTCGGCGAAACCGACGCATTTGAAGGACGCATCGAAAAAGGCATCTGGCACTACAACGGCTTCGCGTGGAAATTGGACGCGCACTACAAATGGCAGGAACAAACCGCCACCGGCTACATCCGCCCGCACGAATGGCAGCTTGCCGCCGAACACGAAACGCCGATGATCCGCGCCGAAATCGAAAAAATCCACGCCGTCGGCGCACTGACGCACGTTTTGGTGAAACACGGCAAACAGGACGTACATATCACGCTGGCAGGCAGCGATGCCGCGCGTTACCAAATTGCCGAAGGCAAAGAATTAAATCTGATTCCGAAACAGGTTTATGTCTTTTCTCAAAACGAACTGATTGAATATTCGATTTAA